A genomic segment from Streptomyces sp. NBC_01233 encodes:
- a CDS encoding efflux RND transporter periplasmic adaptor subunit, protein MRGRALLVNGTLAVLLAGGIGFAYVSLGDDGATASATTRTTAVMRGDLTASVAASGAVESATKRALAFSGSGTVSKVHVAVGATVKKGQRLAELDRTEAQEELDSAKAQLAVAADGDTSTAQGNASYVQAKNAVSAAQRALDGTVLHAPFDGTVTAVNGSVGESASGSSASSGSSGSANSSSSGFIELADPGAVQVTGKFTEADATKLKVGQAATVTFAALSGVTTQGEVAAIDSAPTTENNVVTFAVTVTLKEKPAQVRIGQTARACPDICTPRPLTATRDGPSRAAP, encoded by the coding sequence ATGAGAGGCCGGGCTCTCCTGGTCAACGGCACGCTGGCCGTGCTGCTGGCCGGGGGCATCGGCTTCGCGTACGTGTCGCTCGGCGACGACGGGGCCACGGCCTCGGCCACCACCAGGACCACGGCTGTGATGCGGGGTGATCTGACCGCTTCGGTGGCGGCGTCCGGTGCGGTGGAGAGCGCGACGAAGCGGGCGCTGGCCTTCAGCGGCTCGGGCACCGTGTCGAAGGTCCACGTCGCGGTCGGTGCCACGGTGAAGAAGGGGCAGAGGCTGGCCGAGCTGGACCGGACCGAGGCGCAGGAGGAGCTCGATTCCGCCAAGGCGCAGTTGGCCGTGGCCGCCGACGGCGACACCAGTACCGCGCAGGGCAACGCGAGCTACGTGCAGGCCAAAAACGCGGTGAGCGCGGCCCAGCGGGCCCTCGACGGGACCGTCCTGCACGCGCCGTTCGACGGGACGGTCACCGCCGTCAACGGCAGCGTCGGGGAATCAGCCTCGGGGTCCTCTGCGTCTTCGGGTTCCTCGGGGTCCGCCAACTCCTCGTCGAGCGGCTTCATCGAGCTCGCCGATCCGGGAGCGGTCCAGGTCACGGGCAAGTTCACCGAGGCGGACGCCACCAAGCTCAAGGTGGGGCAGGCGGCGACGGTCACCTTCGCGGCGCTGTCGGGCGTCACGACCCAGGGCGAGGTCGCTGCGATCGACAGCGCGCCGACGACCGAGAACAACGTCGTGACCTTCGCCGTGACGGTCACCTTGAAGGAGAAGCCGGCCCAGGTGCGGATCGGGCAGACCGCCAGGGCGTGTCCCGACATCTGCACGCCACGGCCGCTGACCGCGACTCGTGACGGTCCGAGCCGCGCCGCGCCTTAG